A stretch of the Bacillus sp. B-jedd genome encodes the following:
- a CDS encoding histidine phosphatase family protein — MKTIYLIRHCKADGQEREARLTELGESQAIGLAQFLKGKQIDRIVSSPFDRAVATILPFAKEAGMEVETDERLSERVLCTGENPDWLDMLQRSFNDPELLFEGGESGAAATKRGIEAINEILAKTEKSAAVVTHGNLMALILKYYDENYGFKEWKALSNPDIYELKFEEEKPKIHRIWEK, encoded by the coding sequence ATGAAAACAATCTATTTAATCCGCCATTGCAAGGCGGACGGGCAGGAACGGGAAGCAAGATTGACGGAGTTGGGCGAAAGCCAGGCCATTGGGCTCGCTCAATTTCTGAAGGGGAAACAGATTGATAGGATTGTTTCCAGCCCTTTTGACAGGGCGGTTGCAACCATTCTTCCTTTCGCAAAAGAGGCTGGAATGGAGGTTGAAACGGATGAAAGACTTTCTGAAAGGGTGCTGTGCACTGGAGAAAATCCTGATTGGCTCGATATGCTGCAACGGTCGTTCAATGACCCGGAACTGCTATTTGAAGGTGGGGAGTCCGGGGCGGCTGCCACTAAGCGGGGAATAGAAGCGATCAACGAGATTCTTGCAAAAACGGAAAAGAGTGCCGCTGTAGTTACACATGGGAACCTGATGGCGCTCATCCTCAAATACTATGATGAAAACTATGGCTTTAAAGAGTGGAAAGCATTGTCGAATCCAGATATATATGAGCTTAAGTTTGAAGAAGAAAAGCCGAAGATTCATAGGATATGGGAGAAATAA
- a CDS encoding GNAT family N-acetyltransferase, whose translation MDQIKQIESLFGPEFHVLAGLPISIIIEQKEPGKLTGWDNKITALIEISRQLEVERTGVIIQRGNLEAGELLIKCGFEHFSSKVDVYKNLNIHEDAEEKVDWRSLESPELTEEQFKQYWEQAMSFSANQPSTLTMDQHLESVRAELGEGWRNTCRVFFEGGTAVGVAIPHMEPGSPGEGRLFYFGILPGARGRGLGSLLHKQALSMLKELGAEYYVGSTHMGNAAMQRVFERNGCQVRAYTESYYIYL comes from the coding sequence ATGGATCAAATAAAGCAGATTGAAAGCCTGTTTGGCCCGGAATTTCATGTCCTGGCAGGACTGCCGATCTCGATTATTATCGAGCAAAAAGAACCAGGAAAACTCACCGGATGGGATAACAAAATAACAGCACTCATAGAAATTTCCCGGCAGCTGGAAGTCGAGCGGACGGGGGTCATAATCCAAAGAGGAAACTTGGAGGCAGGGGAGCTTCTCATTAAATGTGGGTTCGAGCATTTCTCCTCGAAGGTGGATGTGTACAAGAATTTGAACATCCACGAGGATGCGGAAGAAAAAGTCGACTGGCGTTCTCTTGAAAGCCCTGAACTGACTGAAGAACAGTTTAAGCAGTATTGGGAGCAGGCGATGAGTTTCTCAGCCAACCAGCCGTCAACCTTGACAATGGATCAGCATCTTGAGTCGGTGAGGGCAGAGCTGGGTGAAGGCTGGCGGAACACATGCCGTGTCTTTTTTGAAGGCGGAACAGCGGTCGGGGTGGCCATCCCGCATATGGAACCTGGAAGCCCCGGCGAGGGAAGGCTTTTCTATTTCGGCATCCTGCCCGGCGCGAGGGGACGGGGACTTGGTTCACTTTTGCATAAACAGGCCCTTTCGATGCTGAAGGAGCTTGGGGCGGAGTATTATGTGGGAAGTACGCATATGGGGAATGCGGCGATGCAGCGGGTTTTTGAACGGAATGGCTGCCAGGTCCGGGCATATACGGAGTCGTATTATATATATTTATAA
- a CDS encoding GNAT family N-acetyltransferase, producing the protein MLKVERFCEDDIPGLVALSAAVGWDYDEAELRTVLSAGEMFGQLDETGKIISSAAIISYGQGLASLGMVIVHPDHRGLGLGKMVTEKCLKAVPEETAVMLVATPEGRPMYEKMGFFETGKIIKCIADNYTPGDLNDDGIEIRRVVSDDMATILDMDRKAFGGDRRKLMESRIRQARRSVVAMNKQGKLLGFCLSVEGPVNMIIGPLVAENDQVAALLIDAVSKDYKGKFRIDLPAERNSILPFLKARGFVEAAMPPLMLNSDRPMGRDSKLYALAAQIFG; encoded by the coding sequence ATGCTTAAGGTTGAACGGTTTTGCGAGGATGATATTCCTGGTCTTGTGGCGTTATCGGCGGCAGTAGGCTGGGATTATGATGAAGCTGAATTGAGAACGGTCTTGTCTGCAGGTGAGATGTTTGGCCAACTTGATGAGACAGGAAAGATTATATCAAGTGCGGCTATTATTTCTTATGGGCAAGGGTTGGCATCCCTTGGAATGGTTATTGTCCATCCCGATCATCGGGGGCTTGGACTTGGGAAAATGGTAACCGAGAAATGTCTAAAAGCGGTTCCGGAGGAGACTGCGGTAATGCTTGTTGCCACTCCGGAAGGCCGGCCTATGTATGAAAAAATGGGCTTTTTTGAAACGGGCAAAATTATTAAATGTATTGCTGACAATTACACCCCGGGTGATTTGAATGACGATGGTATAGAAATTCGCAGGGTTGTTTCGGATGATATGGCTACAATACTCGATATGGATAGAAAAGCGTTTGGCGGGGATCGTCGGAAATTAATGGAAAGCCGGATTCGTCAAGCTCGCCGAAGTGTTGTGGCCATGAACAAACAGGGAAAGCTTCTTGGTTTCTGCCTTTCTGTCGAAGGACCGGTTAATATGATTATTGGACCACTTGTAGCGGAAAATGATCAGGTTGCGGCTCTTCTTATTGATGCTGTTTCAAAGGATTATAAGGGAAAGTTCCGGATTGATCTTCCTGCCGAGAGGAATTCGATTCTGCCGTTTTTAAAGGCACGGGGCTTTGTTGAAGCGGCAATGCCTCCGCTGATGTTGAATAGTGACAGGCCAATGGGGCGAGACAGTAAACTGTATGCCTTGGCGGCACAAATTTTTGGATAG